A DNA window from Mycolicibacter hiberniae contains the following coding sequences:
- a CDS encoding DUF3515 domain-containing protein, whose protein sequence is MIGPDNDADDGPPRFALILALVVAVAAVGIALTVAAVRHPGGRGAEPVPLATVPAPQADSADCHAVLDALPTALGDYRRAELAEPAPPGAAAWTAADGAAVVLRCGLDRPTDFVVGSPIQVVDHVQWFEVREGDRATWYVVDRSTYLALTLPPGSGPTPIQEISDLIAEKWAPVAIRPGPPR, encoded by the coding sequence TGCCCTGATCCTGGCGCTGGTGGTGGCCGTCGCCGCGGTGGGTATCGCACTGACGGTCGCCGCGGTGCGCCACCCGGGCGGGCGGGGTGCCGAACCGGTCCCGCTCGCCACGGTGCCCGCCCCGCAGGCCGACAGCGCCGACTGCCATGCCGTGTTGGACGCGCTGCCGACTGCGCTCGGCGACTATCGGCGCGCCGAGCTGGCCGAACCGGCCCCGCCGGGCGCCGCTGCCTGGACCGCCGCGGACGGTGCGGCGGTTGTGCTGCGCTGCGGGCTGGACCGGCCGACCGACTTCGTGGTGGGTTCACCCATCCAGGTGGTCGATCACGTGCAGTGGTTCGAGGTTCGCGAAGGTGACCGGGCCACCTGGTATGTGGTGGACCGGAGTACCTATCTGGCGCTCACCCTGCCGCCGGGTTCGGGGCCCACGCCTATCCAGGAGATTTCGGATCTGATTGCCGAGAAGTGGGCGCCGGTGGCGATCCGGCCGGGCCCGCCGCGCTGA